A part of Brassica rapa cultivar Chiifu-401-42 chromosome A05, CAAS_Brap_v3.01, whole genome shotgun sequence genomic DNA contains:
- the LOC103870357 gene encoding UDP-glycosyltransferase 76B1, giving the protein MVIRETKPVIFLFTFPLQGHLNPNFQLANILCKRGFSITVIHTEFNAPNASNFPHFTFVSIPDGLSESEASNPDVIELLHDLNSKCVAPFGDCLKKLLSQEPTAACVIVDALWYFTDGLTEKFGIPRMVLRTVNLSAFVAFSKFHVLREKGYLSLQESQADFPVPELPHLRMKDLPWFQTDDPRSGDKLKKGVLKSLKSSSGIIFNAIEDLEAEQLKQSLKEFPVPHFCIGPFHKHVSLSSSSLLTQDMTCLAWLDKQEPNSVIYVSLGSIASIDESEFLEIAWGLRNSNQPFLWVVRPGLIRGTEWIENLPKGFIESLEGKGKIVKWAPQIEVLAHRSTGGFLTHCGWNSTIESICEGVPLICKPSFGDQRVNARYISDVWRIGLHLENKIERVEIERAVRTLMKSSEREEIRKRIMPMKETAEKCLEPGGSSFRNLKKLIAHILSF; this is encoded by the exons atggtGATTAGAGAAACAAAACCAgtgatctttctctttactttcCCTTTACAAGGTCACTTAAACCCAAACTTCCAGCTTGCCAACATCCTCTGTAAAAGAGGCTTCTCCATCACAGTGATTCACACTGAGTTCAACGCTCCAAACGCTTCCAACTTCCCTCACTTCACTTTCGTGTCCATTCCCGACGGTTTGTCTGAATCTGAAGCCTCGAATCCTGACGTCATCGAGCTTCTCCATGACCTCAATTCCAAATGTGTTGCTCCTTTTGGTGATTGCTTGAAGAAGCTTTTGTCTCAAGAACCAACTGCTGCTTGTGTGATTGTAGATGCTCTTTGGTACTTCACTGATGGTTTAACAGAGAAGTTTGGTATCCCAAGGATGGTTCTTCGGACGGTTAACCTCTCAGCTTTCGTTGCTTTCTCAAAGTTTCATGTCTTACGAGAGAAAGGGTATCTTTCTCTTCAAG AGTCTCAAGCCGACTTCCCAGTTCCAGAGCTTCCACATCTTAGAATGAAAGATCTTCCCTGGTTCCAGACAGATGATCCAAGATCAGGTGATAAGTTAAAGAAAGGTGTGCTGAAGTCACTAAAGTCATCATCAGGAATCATATTCAACGCCATTGAAGATCTTGAAGCAGAACAGCTAAAACAATCCCTCAAAGAGTTCCCGGTTCCACACTTCTGTATTGGACCCTTTCACAAGCACGTTTCACTTTCATCAAGCAGCTTACTTACACAAGACATGACCTGTCTCGCCTGGCTAGACAAGCAAGAACCTAACTCTGTGATCTACGTAAGTCTCGGAAGCATTGCTTCAATAGATGAATCTGAGTTCTTGGAGATTGCTTGGGGTCTAAGAAACAGCAACCAGCCTTTTCTATGGGTGGTTAGACCCGGTTTGATCCGCGGCACTGAATGGATTGAGAATCTCCCTAAAGGGTTCATCGAAAGCCTTGAAGGTAAGGGTAAGATCGTCAAATGGGCACCTCAGATAGAGGTTTTAGCTCACCGTTCAACGGGTGGATTCTTGACGCATTGTGGATGGAACTCGACGATAGAGAGCATATGTGAAGGCGTACCATTGATATGCAAGCCTTCTTTTGGGGACCAGAGGGTGAATGCAAGGTACATTAGTGATGTTTGGAGGATCGGTTTGCATTTGGAGAACAAGATAGAGAGAGTGGAGATCGAGAGAGCGGTTAGAACACTGATGAAGAGCTCAGAAAGAGAAGAGATCCGTAAGAGGATCATGCCCATGAAGGAAACTGCTGAGAAATGCCTTGAGCCTGGAGGTTCATCGTTTAGGAATCTCAAAAAGTTGATTGCTCATATATTGTCCTTTTAA
- the LOC103870358 gene encoding plant intracellular Ras-group-related LRR protein 9 → MAADPNPNKFPVLSYVLSRLPSFTATKSSSPSSSSSSAPAFDVEQPIEIVTQMPHLAHPSVLASMTKAISDVAQTRSILRTLGPRPDHESVDKARAKLSEIEGILSESLNDIAINEGKDEDEDEKKREEMGKDKTVCESILKLDEVHDSYEKLLKEAEERLVRMYESAAVAADEEGVAAVEVNEEVVGILQQALDNRVERVDLSGRKLRLLPEAFGRIQGLLVLDLSNNQLQAIPDSIAGLHDLVELNVSGNILETLPDSIGLLSKLKILNVSTNKLTVLPDSICRCGSLVILDVSFNRLTYLPTNIGSELVNLEKLMIQYNKIRSFPSSIGEMISLTYLDAHFNELQGLPDSFCLLANLEYLNLSSNFSDLIELPISFGDLINLQELDLSNNQIHALPDTFGSLESLTKLNVSQNPLVVPPEEVVKEGAEVVKMYMGKRRISMFEEEEKRKMEEEMEQANAGWLTRTTSKLKTYVTDVSEYLGSGSPRDSYLEQKL, encoded by the exons ATGGCGGCAGATCCCAACCCCAACAAGTTCCCCGTCCTCTCCTACGTCCTGTCTCGTCTCCCTTCCTTCACCGCCACCAAATCATCTTccccttcctcctcctcctcctccgctccCGCCTTCGATGTCGAGCAGCCGATCGAGATCGTCACCCAGATGCCTCACCTGGCGCACCCCTCCGTCCTCGCCTCCATGACCAAAGCCATCTCCGACGTGGCCCAGACCCGATCCATCCTCCGCACCCTCGGGCCCAGGCCCGATCACGAGTCCGTGGACAAGGCGCGCGCCAAGCTCTCGGAGATCGAGGGGATTCTATCCGAATCGCTTAACGACATCGCGATCAACGAGGGGAAGGACGAGGATGAGGATGAGAAGAAGAGGGAAGAGATGGGGAAGGATAAGACTGTGTGCGAGTCGATTTTGAAATTGGACGAGGTTCATGATTCGTATGAGAAGCTGTTGAAGGAAGCGGAGGAGAGGCTTGTGAGGATGTATGAATCCGCTGCGGTGGCGGCGGATGAGGAGGGAGTTGCGGCGGTGGAGGTTAATGAGGAGGTTGTTGGGATACTGCAGCAGGCGTTGGATAATAGGGTGGAGCGTGTGGATTTGTCTGGGAGGAAGCTGAGGTTGTTACCTGAAGCGTTTGGGAGGATCCAAGGGTTGCTTGTTCTTGATCTCTCCAACAATCAGCTCCAG GCTATTCCTGATTCAATAGCGGGACTGCATGATCTTGTTGAGTTAAATGTCTCTGGGAATATTCTGGAGACATTACCAGACTCTATCGGTCTACTCTCCAAGTTGAAAATTCTGAATGTCTCTACTAACAAGCTCACCGTCTTGCCTGATTCCATCTGCCGTTGTGG GTCGTTGGTTATCTTGGACGTGAGCTTCAACCGTCTCACCTACTTACCAACCAACATCGGGTCCGAGCTAGTGAACCTAGAGAAGCTCATGATCCAATACAACAAGATCCGATCCTTCCCGAGCAGTATAGGCGAAATGATATCCCTAACGTACCTCGACGCCCACTTCAACGAGCTTCAAGGCCTTCCTGATTCTTTCTGTTTGCTCGCAAACCTCGAGTACTTAAACCTAAGCAGTAACTTCAGTGATCTCATTGAGCTCCCTATTTCATTCGGGGACCTCATAAATCTCCAAGAGCTCGACTTGAGCAACAACCAGATCCACGCCCTCCCTGACACTTTCGGCTCACTAGAAAGCCTGACGAAACTGAATGTGAGCCAGAACCCGCTCGTGGTCCCACCGGAGGAAGTGGTGAAGGAAGGTGCAGAAGTGGTGAAGATGTATATGGGAAAGAGAAGGATAAGTATGTttgaagaagaggagaagaggaAAATGGAGGAGGAGATGGAGCAGGCAAACGCCGGGTGGCTCACCAGAACCACGTCCAAGCTGAAAACATATGTCACAGATGTTTCAGAGTATCTGGGATCGGGTTCTCCTCGAGACTCTTACCTTGAGCAGAAGCTATGA
- the LOC103870361 gene encoding transcription factor DIVARICATA, with translation METLNPLSHVPISDYRFVGQDMMSLQSPSSIWTKEENKMFERALAIYPEDSPDRWFKIASMIPGKTVFDVMNQYSKLEEDVFDIEEGRVPIPGYPSPLGFTQDTCRKRPNGARGSDHDRKKGVPWTEEEHRRFLLGLLKYGKGDWRNISRNFVVSKTPTQVASHAQKYYQRQLSGAKDKRRPSIHDITTGNLLNANLNRSFSDHRDILPDLGFIEKDNAEEGLMCMSPNLFSPSSAPFDDAFNFAGVNAFSAGA, from the exons ATGGAGACTCTGAATCCACTCTCTCACGTGCCTATCTCTGATTACCGGTTTGTTGGTCAAGATATGATGAGCTTACAAAGCCCGAGCAGCATCTGGACTAAAGAAGAGAACAAGATGTTTGAACGAGCCCTTGCCATCTACCCTGAAGACTCCCCCGATCGCTGGTTCAAGATTGCTTCCATGATCCCTGGAAAGACTGTTTTTGATGTTATGAATCAATACAGTAAGCTCGAAGAAGACGTTTTCGATATTGAAGAAGGACGTGTCCCCATTCCTGGTTACCCTTCTCCCTTGGGGTTTACCCAAGACACGTGTCGAAAGCGACCTAATGGAGCCAGAGGATCTGATCACGATCGAAAGAAAGGAGTCCCTTGGACAGAGGAAGAACACAG gAGATTTTTGCTCGGGCTTCTCAAGTACGGGAAGGGAGATTGGAGAAACATATCGAGAAACTTCGTCGTGTCTAAGACCCCAACGCAAGTGGCAAGCCATGCCCAAAAGTATTACCAGAGACAACTCTCTGGAGCAAAGGATAAGCGCCGGCCAAGCATCCATGACATCACAACCGGCAATCTTCTAAATGCCAATCTCAACCGTTCCTTTTCTGATCATAGAGATATCCTCcctgatttagggtttatcgaAAAGGATAATGCCGAGGAGGGACTAATGTGTATGAGTCCGAATCTTTTCTCTCCATCATCAGCTCCCTTTGATGATGCCTTTAACTTTGCTGGAGTAAATGCATTTAGTGCCGGAGCGTAA
- the LOC103870360 gene encoding laccase-22 has product MTYSCARIFLLVFLSLLYLAEANIRHYKFNVVMKNMTKLCSTKPIVTINGKFPGPTLYAREDDNVIVNLTNSVSYNVTIHWHGVKQLRTGWSDGPAYITQCPVQPGGNFIYNFTLTGQRGTLLWHAHISWLRATVHGAIVILPKRGVPYPFPRPHTDKVIVFGEWWKSDVEDVIKQSTQSGLPPNLSDAHTINGLTGPITGCNNSHGYTIHVETGKSYLLRIINAAVNDELFFKIAQHNLTVVEVDASYTKPYNTETLFLGPGQTANAVLTANHPTGNFLMTISPFMDTVVPVDNATATAFLRYKNTTTTDSLTMSNTPPINATSIAQNFSDSLRSLNSLKYPTNVPLKIDHSLFFAIGVGVNPCATCINGTKTIADINNVTFVMPAMALLQAHYFNKSQGVFTNDFPGRPLTPFDYTGGNNSIPLSNLQTKNGTQVYRLEFNATVQIVIQGTSVIAPESHPTHLHGSNFFVVGKGLGNFDPLMDPKKFNLVDPVERNTVSVPTAGWTAIRFIADNPGVWFFHCHLEVHTSWGLKMAFLVEDGKYSNEKLPPPPSDLPKC; this is encoded by the exons atgactTACTCTTGTGCTAGAATTTTTCTTCTTGTGTTTCTCTCTTTGCTATATTTGGCTGAGGCAAACATTCGTCACTACAAGTTCAAT GTAGTGATGAAGAACATGACCAAGCTCTGTTCAACCAAACCAATAGTTACCATTAACGGCAAGTTCCCTGGACCAACTCTATACGCTAGAGAAGACGATAATGTGATCGTTAACCTCACCAACAGCGTCAGCTACAACGTCACTATCCACTG gcaTGGTGTGAAACAGTTAAGGACAGGATGGTCCGATGGTCCGGCCTATATAACACAATGTCCGGTCCAACCAGGAGGAAATTTTATATACAATTTCACGCTCACGGGACAACGAGGAACGCTTCTATGGCATGCTCATATCTCGTGGCTTAGGGCGACAGTCCACGGTGCTATAGTCATACTTCCGAAACGCGGTGTACCTTACCCGTTTCCTCGGCCTCATACCGATAAAGTCATCGTTTTCG GTGAATGGTGGAAATCAGATGTTGAAGATGTGATTAAACAATCAACACAATCCGGTTTACCACCAAATCTCTCAGACGCTCACACCATTAACGGACTAACCGGTCCAATCACCGGTTGCAACAACTCTCATG GATACACAATACACGTTGAAACCGGGAAGAGTTACCTCTTAAGGATCATAAACGCCGCAGTTAACGACGAGCTCTTCTTCAAGATCGCACAACACAACTTAACCGTGGTTGAAGTAGACGCATCTTACACTAAACCGTATAATACCGAAACGCTTTTCTTAGGTCCAGGCCAAACAGCAAACGCAGTCTTGACCGCTAACCATCCCACAGGAAACTTCTTAATGACCATTTCTCCCTTCATGGACACCGTTGTCCCCGTTGATAACGCAACCGCAACCGCCTTTTTGCGTTACaaaaacacaacaacaacagacTCCTTGACTATGTCCAATACTCCTCCAATAAACGCTACAAGCATCGCTCAAAACTTCTCAGACTCTCTAAGAAGCCTAAACTCGCTCAAGTATCCGACCAACGTTCCTTTAAAGATCGACCACTCGCTGTTCTTCGCTATAGGAGTTGGCGTAAACCCGTGTGCCACGTGCATTAACGGAACCAAGACCATTGCCGACATCAACAACGTCACCTTTGTGATGCCAGCGATGGCTTTGCTACAAGCACATTATTTCAACAAAAGCCAAGGCGTTTTCACCAATGATTTTCCGGGGAGACCCTTGACGCCGTTTGACTACACCGGCGGTAATAATAGTATACCGTTGAGTAATCTTCAGACAAAGAACGGAACACAAGTATATAGACTTGAGTTTAACGCAACGGTACAGATTGTTATCCAAGGGACAAGTGTTATAGCACCGGAGAGCCATCCTACGCATCTGCATGGATCAAACTTCTTTGTGGTTGGTAAGGGATTGGGGAACTTTGATCCGTTGATGGATCCTAAGAAGTTTAACCTCGTTGATCCGGTCGAGAGGAACACTGTTAGTGTCCCTACTGCTGGATGGACAGCCATTCGGTTTATAGCAGACAATCCAG GTGTTTGGTTCTTCCATTGTCACTTGGAAGTGCACACTTCTTGGGGACTTAAGATGGCGTTTCTAGTGGAAGACGGCAAATATTCTAATGAAAAACTTCCACCGCCTCCAAGTGATCTTCCCAAATGCTAA
- the LOC103870404 gene encoding putative F-box/kelch-repeat protein At2g41360 translates to MLRRPNSYWITFRPGDKTTDYQLEKKSLSLADVPRPCLGSAVSVGSEIYFIGGRGFPSTELWILDTRSYRLRTAPSMKVGRSVGYKVAVGVVEGKIYVIGGSDEDSQVEVFDPETQTWDFAGEEKVKCESEFSVSMKQKVYMVGLHGRVSTYSPREGINNERTEVLRKYVKFLCVVKNVLYACFGCSGLMWFNTKLKVWTRVVDRDGKDGKLELYSSTAQIMEEYEGMIAFFWPLPNIDRTKNDLICKLIALDRLGENIRGRIEWSGIAATLPHNIRLKDCLVVAG, encoded by the coding sequence ATGCTGAGACGGCCCAATAGCTACTGGATCACTTTCCGTCCGGGTGACAAGACCACTGACTATCAGTTGGAGAAGAAATCTCTGTCGTTGGCGGACGTCCCGAGGCCTTGTCTTGGTTCTGCAGTCTCCGTGGGATCAGAGATCTATTTCATTGGTGGAAGAGGCTTCCCCTCCACGGAGCTTTGGATCCTTGATACTCGATCTTATCGTTTACGTACGGCTCCAAGCATGAAAGTGGGTCGGTCCGTGGGGTATAAAGTAGCAGTGGGAGTGGTCGAGGGGAAGATATATGTAATTGGAGGAAGTGATGAAGATAGCCAGGTGGAAGTGTTTGATCCAGAGACGCAAACGTGGGACTTCGCAGGCGAGGAGAAAGTGAAATGTGAATCGGAGTTTAGTGTGTCTATGAAGCAAAAGGTTTATATGGTGGGCCTGCATGGGAGAGTTAGCACGTATAGTCCGAGAGAAGGTATAAACAATGAAAGAACGGAGGTGCTAAGAAAATATGTGAAGTTCTTGTGTGTGGTGAAGAATGTACTCTATGCTTGTTTTGGGTGTAGTGGGTTAATGTGGTTTAACACAAAGCTCAAGGTTTGGACAAGAGTGGTTGATCGTGATGGCAAGGATGGGAAGTTAGAACTGTATTCATCTACTGCTCAAATAATGGAGGAATACGAGGGAATGATTGCGTTTTTTTGGCCACTACCTAATATTGATCGCACGAAGAATGATCTTATCTGTAAACTGATCGCATTGGATAGGTTAGGAGAAAATATTCGTGGCAGGATTGAGTGGTCTGGTATTGCGGCCACATTGCCGCATAACATTCGTTTGAAGGATTGTTTAGTTGTTGCCGGTTGA
- the LOC103870359 gene encoding probable sugar phosphate/phosphate translocator At3g11320 produces the protein MKMAAAAAAGNGRFFTIGLVASWYSSNIGVLLLNKYLLSNYGFKYPIFLTMCHMTACSLLSYVAIAWMKMVPMQTVRSRVQFLKIAALSLVFCVSVVFGNISLRFLPVSFNQAIGATTPFFTAVFAYLITMKREAWLTYVTLVPVVTGVVIASGGEPSFHLFGFIMCIAATAARALKSVLQGILLSSEGEKLNSMNLLLYMAPIAVVFLLPATLIMEKNVVGITIALARDDFRIVWYLLFNSALAYFVNLTNFLVTKHTSALTLQVLGNAKGAVAVVVSILIFKNPVSVTGMLGYSLTVCGVILYSEAKKRSK, from the exons ATGAAGatggcggcggcggcggcggcggggAACGGCCGGTTCTTCACAATCGGGCTCGTGGCGTCGTGGTACTCGTCGAACATCGGGGTGCTGCTCCTGAACAAGTACCTGCTGAGCAACTACGGGTTCAAGTACCCGATCTTCCTCACGATGTGCCACATGACGGCGTGCTCGCTCCTCAGCTACGTGGCCATCGCGTGGATGAAGATGGTCCCTATGCAGACGGTCCGATCCCGCGTCCAGTTCCTCAAGATCGCGGCGCTGAGCCTCGTGTTCTGCGTGTCGGTGGTGTTCGGGAACATATCGCTCCGGTTCCTTCCGGTTTCGTTTAACCAGGCGATTGGTGCCACGACGCCGTTTTTCACGGCGGTGTTTGCGTATTTGATAACGATGAAGAGGGAGGCTTGGTTGACTTATGTCACGCTCGTCCCTGTTGTTACCGGTGTTGTCATTGCCAGTGGG GGTGAGCCAAGTTTCCACCTGTTTGGGTTCATTATGTGCATTGCAGCTACAGCTGCGAGAGCGCTTAAATCAGTTCTTCAAGGGATTTTGCTATCTTCAGAAGG GGAGAAGCTGAACTCCATGAATCTCCTGCTTTACATGGCTCCCATAGCTGTTGTGTTCCTTCTTCCTGCTACCCTTATCATGGAGAAGAACGTTGTTGGCATCACAATCGCACTTGCCAGAGACGATTTTAGAATCGTTTGGTATCTGCTTTTCAATTCTGCTCTCGCTTATTTCGTGAACTTGACCAATTTCTTAGTCACCAAACACACCAGCGCTTTGACTCTGCAG GTGCTAGGAAACGCCAAAGGTGCAGTAGCGGTGGTGGTTTCGATCCTAATATTCAAGAACCCTGTCTCAGTGACTGGAATGTTGGGTTACTCGCTCACTGTCTGCGGAGTTATCCTCTACAGTGAAGCCAAGAAACGAAGCAAATGA